One segment of Pontibacter akesuensis DNA contains the following:
- a CDS encoding lectin-like domain-containing protein: MMHLYHLQNLYTVYKSRYTRWKISLWGIALLILVQSTYNIAHAQTEGLFDTYTVVPNATLISAGCVQITKIREYKQAGSAWNNTAINLNNSFDFTFETQQCGGADGMLFILQNDGLSALGGRVDLATQEALGGDLGYYFSPDGTFDQSLGVELDIWNNGGWNITNGYWDKSGSHMALVKNGSPRPLPLTSTTVAYAEVDPKLSTPTACPSRLLRVTWNSATKVMEVYLDGILRFSYVDDVVAKIFGGNPIVYFGFAGATGASTSTQTFCNRGLYYKSVAITELSSRSYCAGATIEVPVTTTGSFGSDNLFTAQLSDAAGSFTTPITLGQLNSASPGIIQGIVPQGTPAGTGYKVRVVSSELSSEGIVYEHNLTINGLSTVAAISGDGAVCVGYTMRLSNETAGGKWSSDDLSIATVNEITGEVTGVSAGNVNINYTVSNSSNTGCETSVSKAIAVQTLDEGKIMAFDKSNAPATTVAIGTAIAPSSSQYSLANSNATSFEWAVTYSENGNPISITAKGGSVTPSGSSSAGTVTVIWPTDEARIYKITATYRNSCIKTTEILVAVYDPNGGFVTGGGWFDSPSGAYTPGNTTDEDLIGNANFAFVSKYRKGSSTPEGNTEFQFNAGNLRFKSSAYAKESLVVGGAKAKYSGKGTVASEPGIEYYFFVSVIDGDINNTGKDRFRIKIWRMVDNGEVVLYDNNSGAGTDEDPSIERTAIGGGSIMIHEVKKVSTGVVAKNLSISGSALPEAAGLHNYPNPSVGATTIAFTVEKEENFTLEVYDMRGSLVRKIATGKAEAGKYYEYEFNSSKMADGVYLARLVTSSRTQSHKMIIKN, encoded by the coding sequence ATGATGCACTTATACCACCTCCAGAATTTATATACAGTGTACAAAAGCAGGTACACCCGTTGGAAAATCAGCCTTTGGGGAATAGCTTTGCTGATTTTAGTTCAATCCACTTATAACATAGCACATGCACAGACGGAAGGGTTATTTGACACCTACACTGTGGTGCCGAATGCGACATTAATATCTGCCGGCTGCGTCCAAATCACCAAAATTAGAGAGTATAAGCAAGCTGGATCTGCTTGGAACAACACTGCTATAAATTTAAATAATAGCTTTGACTTCACTTTCGAAACTCAGCAGTGTGGAGGAGCTGATGGCATGCTCTTCATACTTCAAAATGATGGGTTATCTGCACTAGGGGGGAGAGTGGATCTTGCTACTCAGGAGGCGCTAGGAGGTGATTTAGGTTACTACTTTTCGCCGGATGGAACGTTCGACCAATCATTGGGAGTAGAGCTTGACATCTGGAATAATGGCGGTTGGAATATCACAAACGGGTATTGGGATAAGTCGGGAAGCCACATGGCTTTAGTTAAAAACGGCTCTCCCAGGCCTCTTCCTCTAACTTCTACAACTGTGGCTTATGCTGAAGTGGATCCGAAGCTTTCTACACCCACGGCATGCCCTAGTCGTTTGCTTAGAGTTACCTGGAACAGTGCTACAAAAGTAATGGAAGTTTATTTAGATGGAATTCTAAGGTTCTCTTATGTAGATGATGTTGTTGCTAAAATATTCGGGGGTAATCCAATCGTGTACTTTGGCTTTGCGGGTGCTACCGGGGCTTCTACATCCACACAGACTTTCTGCAATAGAGGCCTATATTATAAGTCAGTAGCGATTACAGAATTAAGTTCCCGCTCCTACTGCGCAGGTGCTACAATAGAAGTTCCTGTTACAACCACAGGATCATTTGGTTCAGACAATCTGTTTACTGCCCAACTATCTGATGCTGCTGGTTCCTTTACAACTCCTATAACATTGGGGCAACTCAATAGTGCTTCTCCGGGAATAATTCAAGGTATTGTCCCACAAGGAACGCCAGCCGGAACAGGGTATAAAGTTAGGGTAGTTAGCTCTGAGCTTTCCAGCGAAGGCATCGTTTATGAGCATAACTTAACTATAAACGGTTTGTCAACAGTAGCCGCCATAAGTGGTGATGGTGCTGTATGCGTTGGCTATACAATGAGACTAAGCAATGAAACGGCAGGTGGTAAATGGAGCAGCGATGATTTGTCGATAGCAACAGTCAATGAAATAACGGGTGAGGTTACTGGTGTGTCTGCTGGTAATGTGAACATCAACTACACTGTATCAAACAGCAGCAACACAGGCTGTGAAACCAGTGTAAGTAAAGCAATAGCTGTACAGACTTTGGATGAGGGTAAGATTATGGCATTTGATAAAAGCAATGCCCCTGCCACAACAGTTGCCATTGGTACCGCCATAGCACCGTCTAGTTCTCAATATAGTTTGGCTAATTCAAACGCAACATCCTTCGAATGGGCAGTGACTTACTCTGAGAACGGCAATCCTATAAGCATAACTGCTAAAGGAGGCTCCGTAACTCCATCTGGGAGTTCTTCTGCCGGAACTGTGACTGTGATATGGCCCACAGATGAAGCCAGGATATATAAGATTACAGCAACTTATAGGAACTCCTGCATCAAGACAACCGAGATACTTGTTGCGGTATATGACCCTAATGGTGGCTTTGTAACAGGTGGAGGTTGGTTTGATTCGCCAAGCGGCGCCTATACACCAGGGAACACTACAGATGAAGATCTTATTGGGAATGCTAATTTTGCCTTCGTCTCTAAGTATAGAAAGGGAAGTTCCACTCCTGAAGGAAACACTGAGTTTCAATTTAATGCAGGAAACCTTAGGTTCAAGAGCAGCGCCTATGCCAAAGAGTCGTTGGTGGTGGGTGGCGCCAAAGCCAAATATAGTGGAAAAGGCACCGTAGCCAGCGAGCCAGGCATTGAATATTATTTCTTTGTGTCAGTTATAGATGGCGATATCAACAACACGGGTAAAGATAGGTTTAGAATCAAAATCTGGAGAATGGTAGATAATGGAGAAGTAGTTCTTTACGATAATAATTCAGGGGCTGGAACTGATGAGGACCCTTCTATTGAAAGAACAGCAATTGGTGGCGGCTCCATTATGATTCATGAGGTTAAGAAGGTAAGTACTGGCGTTGTTGCTAAGAACCTTTCGATTAGCGGAAGTGCACTTCCAGAGGCAGCAGGACTCCACAACTATCCTAACCCATCTGTTGGTGCAACTACTATTGCTTTCACTGTTGAAAAGGAGGAGAACTTTACACTAGAGGTGTATGACATGAGAGGATCACTAGTGAGAAAAATTGCAACTGGAAAAGCAGAAGCAGGTAAGTATTATGAGTATGAGTTCAATTCTTCTAAAATGGCAGACGGTGTTTATCTTGCCAGATTGGTTACAAGCTCAAGAACCCAAAGTCATAAAATGATTATCAAGAACTAA
- a CDS encoding glycosyltransferase family 4 protein: MKIVYYTNQIAVAGGLERVLTDKANAWVQRGYLVEIATYAQRGRAPFYTLERTVKLIDLDIPYKSKGSLRSFYNLSLLPLHFIRLFQFINNSKPDVVLVANCGLEYFLFPFLRKATKSIKEEHLSKYEPLCTPVSLSIRSIYENFKRCFLTFYDAYVALNKDEIKFGPEGKSVEIPNPIKLEATESSFFQSREKVIISIGRLTPIKQYDHLIEIFFEVYKVHPEWKLKIVGEGSQLLKLKNKITELALEDAVYLTGITNEVELELAKASIFALTSRTESFSMAILEAMRNELPVVSYDSPYGPRNIIHDEGDGFLIKLNDKASFAEAICSLIEKPIMRMEMGQRGRLNVKRFEIGEVMKKWDKLFNSLGLKT, translated from the coding sequence ATGAAAATAGTGTATTACACAAATCAAATTGCCGTTGCGGGAGGTTTGGAGCGGGTGCTAACTGATAAGGCTAATGCGTGGGTTCAAAGAGGGTATTTGGTTGAAATTGCTACTTACGCTCAAAGAGGAAGGGCACCCTTTTATACCCTCGAAAGAACAGTAAAATTAATTGATTTAGATATACCTTATAAGTCGAAGGGATCTTTAAGGTCGTTTTATAATTTGTCATTACTGCCGCTCCACTTCATAAGGCTGTTCCAGTTTATCAACAATTCTAAGCCTGATGTGGTGCTTGTTGCCAATTGCGGCTTGGAGTACTTTTTGTTTCCGTTCTTACGAAAAGCCACGAAGTCTATAAAAGAAGAGCATCTGTCGAAATATGAACCTTTATGTACTCCTGTATCCCTATCCATTAGGAGTATATATGAAAATTTCAAAAGGTGTTTTTTGACATTCTATGATGCATATGTAGCACTTAACAAAGATGAAATTAAGTTTGGGCCAGAAGGCAAAAGTGTAGAAATACCCAACCCAATAAAATTAGAAGCAACTGAAAGTAGTTTCTTTCAAAGCCGGGAAAAAGTTATTATTTCAATTGGAAGGCTTACGCCTATAAAACAGTATGATCATTTGATTGAAATCTTTTTCGAGGTATATAAAGTTCATCCTGAATGGAAATTAAAGATAGTTGGAGAAGGATCTCAGTTACTGAAATTGAAGAATAAAATAACTGAGCTAGCTTTAGAAGATGCTGTCTATTTAACTGGTATCACAAACGAGGTAGAACTAGAGTTGGCCAAGGCTTCTATATTTGCTCTAACTTCAAGAACAGAAAGTTTTTCCATGGCAATATTGGAAGCTATGCGGAATGAATTACCTGTAGTTAGTTATGATTCCCCATATGGGCCTAGGAATATAATACATGATGAAGGAGATGGCTTTCTTATCAAGCTCAATGATAAAGCTTCTTTTGCCGAGGCTATTTGTAGCTTGATTGAGAAACCAATTATGCGAATGGAGATGGGGCAAAGAGGAAGGCTTAATGTTAAAAGGTTCGAAATTGGAGAAGTAATGAAGAAATGGGATAAGCTTTTCAATTCTCTAGGGTTAAAAACGTAG